Proteins encoded in a region of the Mucilaginibacter sabulilitoris genome:
- a CDS encoding IS982 family transposase — MIDALKEILGEQPSLLKTRVRPGPKIKFTDIDIIALSLTADHLALNSENYLFAALNSDYKECFPNLLSRRQYHDRRKNLKKEIIYLQGIINRKMEKPRKSQDIYVIDSMPLKICKMARMFRSTICKDDSSLIPKESQCWAQDESYYGFKLNVVCTGEGVIKKFKVDDSTRHDIHYLDEIGDDFKGCRIVGDKGYISKGRKQELLDTYNIHLETPFRKNQKNPKPFIYGKVRKRIETLFSQLNIQFDIQRNFAKTTKGYLTRLYSKLCTITLLQYINKSKGKPIGQVQYALI; from the coding sequence ATGATTGATGCTCTAAAAGAAATTTTAGGTGAGCAACCTTCTTTGCTCAAAACCAGAGTCCGGCCCGGCCCAAAAATAAAGTTTACTGATATAGATATTATAGCCCTTAGTTTAACCGCAGACCATTTGGCATTGAATAGCGAAAATTATCTGTTTGCAGCTCTAAACTCTGATTATAAAGAATGCTTCCCCAATTTATTAAGCAGAAGACAATATCATGACAGGCGTAAAAATCTAAAAAAGGAAATTATTTATCTCCAAGGCATAATAAATCGTAAAATGGAAAAACCACGTAAAAGTCAAGATATTTATGTCATTGACTCTATGCCGTTAAAGATATGTAAAATGGCCAGAATGTTTCGTAGTACGATTTGCAAGGATGACAGTAGTTTAATTCCTAAAGAATCTCAGTGTTGGGCTCAGGATGAATCGTATTATGGTTTTAAGTTAAACGTGGTATGTACAGGAGAAGGGGTTATAAAGAAGTTTAAAGTTGATGACTCAACAAGACATGATATTCATTATTTAGACGAAATTGGTGACGATTTTAAGGGGTGTCGAATTGTAGGGGATAAAGGTTATATAAGTAAGGGTAGAAAGCAAGAATTATTAGATACCTACAATATCCATTTAGAAACTCCATTTAGGAAAAATCAAAAGAATCCAAAGCCATTTATTTATGGCAAAGTAAGAAAAAGAATAGAAACACTCTTTTCTCAGCTAAATATTCAATTTGATATTCAACGAAATTTTGCAAAGACGACAAAAGGATATCTCACACGACTTTACTCAAAGTTATGTACCATAACTTTACTTCAGTACATCAACAAAAGCAAAGGAAAGCCGATAGGGCAGGTGCAGTATGCTTTGATCTAA
- a CDS encoding DUF4468 domain-containing protein translates to MKYLFLFSFVIFFSIHTKAQSIEVSGTAIDTTNIIKLDSTRTKDQLYSTGLEWFGNTYKNSKSVIQVQDKEAGTIIGKATTALLAGTKVEYIDYTIKLYFKNGKIKYDIGVFEHSGYGIIKNGEVLKTPWGAKGIIKRQYAALQKKCNEEIYNLTASINKAFVQTTTKNDW, encoded by the coding sequence ATGAAATACCTATTCCTTTTTAGCTTTGTAATTTTTTTCTCCATACATACAAAAGCACAATCAATAGAAGTGTCAGGCACTGCTATCGATACTACTAACATCATCAAATTGGATAGTACTCGAACCAAAGATCAATTATACTCAACTGGACTTGAATGGTTCGGTAATACTTACAAAAATTCAAAATCAGTTATCCAAGTTCAAGACAAAGAAGCAGGAACTATTATAGGCAAAGCAACAACTGCCCTACTCGCAGGAACTAAAGTTGAATATATTGATTACACCATAAAGCTTTATTTCAAAAACGGAAAAATAAAATATGACATAGGAGTTTTTGAACATTCTGGTTATGGTATAATTAAAAATGGTGAAGTCTTAAAAACTCCTTGGGGTGCAAAAGGCATTATTAAAAGACAATATGCAGCATTACAAAAAAAATGTAATGAGGAAATATACAATTTGACAGCATCAATTAACAAGGCTTTTGTACAAACAACTACTAAAAATGATTGGTAG
- a CDS encoding helix-turn-helix domain-containing protein, whose amino-acid sequence MAKTHIVEPIAIELLAKNVRKYRVKANISQTTLANLVGVSYSQIARIELAEINTSVSMIYLIAVALEIEPSKLLE is encoded by the coding sequence ATGGCAAAAACTCATATAGTTGAACCTATAGCGATTGAATTATTGGCTAAGAATGTACGAAAGTATAGGGTGAAAGCTAATATCAGCCAGACTACGTTGGCCAACTTGGTGGGTGTGAGTTATAGTCAAATTGCCAGAATAGAATTAGCAGAAATCAATACATCAGTAAGCATGATATATTTGATAGCTGTTGCATTAGAAATAGAACCAAGCAAGCTATTGGAATAA
- the mnmA gene encoding tRNA 2-thiouridine(34) synthase MnmA — MSKHGRILVAMSGGVDSSVAAVMLHEQGYEVIGLTMKTWDYASSGGSSKETGCCSLDSINDARALAVGYGFPHYILDIRSEFGDFVIDNFVDEYLAGRTPNPCVLCNTHIKWDALLKRADKLDCEFIATGHYANIRLQDNGRYVISKGKDENKDQSYVLWGVSQQNLARTKFPLGSFSKPEIRQMAMDMGQVELAGKSESYEICFVPDNDYRAFLRHKVEDLDERIGAGNFVLTNGTIVGKHQGYPFYTIGQRKGLGIALGQPMFVTAIDPQTNTVVLGTADELERKQAWVKNLNLVKYAAINEPLEAITKIRYKDAGTQSTIVQMGEHMKVDFHHTVSGIAPGQSAVFYEGNDLLGGGFLM, encoded by the coding sequence ATGAGTAAGCATGGCAGGATCTTAGTGGCAATGAGCGGTGGTGTTGATAGTTCGGTAGCAGCAGTAATGCTGCATGAGCAGGGTTATGAAGTTATTGGGCTTACTATGAAAACCTGGGACTATGCATCATCTGGTGGTAGTTCAAAAGAAACCGGCTGCTGCAGTCTTGACAGTATCAATGATGCGCGCGCGCTGGCGGTAGGTTATGGCTTCCCGCATTATATCCTGGACATCAGGAGTGAGTTTGGCGATTTTGTGATTGATAACTTCGTTGATGAGTACCTTGCCGGCCGTACCCCTAACCCATGTGTTTTATGCAATACCCATATTAAATGGGACGCTCTTTTAAAACGTGCCGACAAACTCGATTGTGAATTTATTGCTACCGGTCATTACGCCAACATCCGTTTGCAGGATAATGGCCGCTATGTAATATCAAAAGGCAAAGATGAAAATAAAGACCAGTCATACGTGCTTTGGGGTGTTTCGCAACAAAATTTAGCACGTACTAAATTCCCTTTAGGCAGTTTCTCTAAACCTGAGATCAGGCAAATGGCCATGGATATGGGCCAGGTTGAGCTCGCGGGCAAAAGCGAAAGCTATGAAATATGCTTTGTACCCGATAACGACTACAGAGCCTTTTTAAGGCACAAAGTTGAAGATCTGGATGAACGGATCGGCGCAGGTAATTTCGTTCTCACAAACGGCACCATTGTAGGTAAACACCAGGGATATCCGTTTTATACCATTGGTCAGCGTAAAGGTTTGGGTATAGCATTAGGTCAGCCCATGTTTGTTACCGCCATTGATCCGCAAACCAATACTGTTGTATTAGGTACCGCCGATGAGCTGGAACGCAAGCAAGCCTGGGTTAAAAACCTTAACCTGGTTAAATATGCTGCTATAAACGAACCTTTAGAGGCTATTACCAAAATACGGTATAAAGATGCCGGCACACAAAGCACCATAGTACAAATGGGCGAACATATGAAAGTTGATTTTCATCATACCGTATCAGGCATCGCGCCCGGACAGTCTGCTGTTTTTTATGAAGGCAATGACCTGCTGGGCGGCGGTTTCCTGATGTAG